Sequence from the Streptomyces mobaraensis NBRC 13819 = DSM 40847 genome:
CCTGGTCGGCGAGAACAGCACCACGGTCGAACGGCACGTCGCGACGATGGTCGGCCAGCTCGCCGGCATCCTCCGGGACGGCACCGAGAGCGGCGAGTTCTCCCTCCCCGACCCCGACCGCACCGCCCGCGCGGTCTGGGACGCCACCAACCGCTTCCACGACCCGGCCTACGCGCCCGAGTGGTCCGACCCGGAGATCGACACGGCCTTCGACACGGTCTGCGGCCTGGTGCTGCACGGGCTGCGCGGGTAACACACCGATCCTGATGGCTCCTTGACACCTCGATAACGCGTCCTTGATGGACCGGCGCCACCGGCCTTCCTAGGCTGATCTTCTGCCTCAATTCATCGGCTCGGCAGGAGAGTTGCACCGTGAGTACCACCACGCTCGCCGACGAGGACATCGTCCTGGCGCCGGCGCGCCCCCGTCCGGCGGACGGCTGGCAGAGAACCGAGGACCAGGTCGTCTTCGAGGCGCGCCGCGCCGCCGACGGGGCCGACTGCGGGCTCGCCTTCACCACCGCGGAACGGCTCGTCGCCTGTCTCGGTCCGGAGCAGCCGT
This genomic interval carries:
- a CDS encoding SAV_915 family protein, yielding MSTTTLADEDIVLAPARPRPADGWQRTEDQVVFEARRAADGADCGLAFTTAERLVACLGPEQPWVALPFGALRLLLGEAGVPRVVVDPPTAHPSEEAASPVEWEAHRV